Proteins encoded together in one Phyllostomus discolor isolate MPI-MPIP mPhyDis1 chromosome 6, mPhyDis1.pri.v3, whole genome shotgun sequence window:
- the TP53I11 gene encoding tumor protein p53-inducible protein 11, producing MAAKQPPPLMKKHSQTDLVSRLKTRKILGVGGEDDDGEVHRSKISQVLGNEIKFAVREPLGLRVWQFVSAVLFSGIAVVALAFPDQLYDAVFDGAQVTSKTPIRLYGGALLSISLIMWNALYTAEKVIIRWTLLTEACYFGVQFLVVTATLAETGLVSLGILLLLASRLLFVAISVYYYYQVGRKPKKV from the exons ATGGCGGCCAAGCAGCCCCCGCCTCTCATGAAGAAGCACAGCCAGACGGACCTCGTGAGCCGCCTGAAGACCCGGAAGATCCTTGGCGTGGGCGGGGAGGACGACGACGGGGAGGTGCACCGCTCCAAG ATCAGCCAGGTCTTGGGCAACGAAATCAAGTTTGCCGTGCGGGAGCCTTTGGGACTGAG GGTCTGGCAGTTCGTTTCAGCTGTGCTCTTCTCCGGCATTGCCGTTGTG GCCCTTGCCTTCCCTGACCAGCTCTATGACGCGGTCTTTGATGGAGCCCAGGTGACCAGCAAGACCCCCATCCGTCTCTACGGGGGTGCCCTCCTCA GCATCTCCCTGATCATGTGGAATGCCCTCTACACGGCCGAGAAGGTTATCATCCGGTGGACTCTGCTCACCGAAGCCTGTTACTTCGGGGTCCAGTTCTTGG TGGTCACTGCCACGCTGGCCGAGACGGGCCTCGTGTCCCTGGGGATTCTGCTGCTCCTGGCCAGCCGCCTCCTTTTCGTTGCCATCAGCGTTTACTACTATTACCAAGTTGGCCGAAAACCCAAGAAAGTCTAG